The Castanea sativa cultivar Marrone di Chiusa Pesio chromosome 11, ASM4071231v1 genome contains a region encoding:
- the LOC142615773 gene encoding RGG repeats nuclear RNA binding protein B-like isoform X2, whose amino-acid sequence MATMNPFDLLGDDDAEDPSQLIAAHQPKPAAATASAAVGSQSKKLGQSKPAAVAAQPAAKLPSKPLPPAVAVREARSESRGGGRGGSGRGYGRGRGGGGGYNRDSANNEGSFPDSGAPAGQGAVEGGDSGRSGERRGYGGPRGPYRGGGGGGGGRRGGFSNGDAGDVERPRRVFERRSGTGRGEVKRDGAGRGNWGTQTDEVAPVTEEASETEKNVGDEKPVGEEEAADANKETPANETEEKEEDKEMTLEEYEKVREEKRKALLTLKTEERKVDAKEFESMQQLSNKKENNDIFIKLGSEKDKRREALEKEEKAKKSVSINEFLKPTEGERHFTPGGRGRGRGRGSRGGYGGNTITSNVAAPSIEDPSQFPTLGGK is encoded by the exons atggCGACCATGAACCCCTTTGATTTGTTGGGTGACGACGACGCCGAGGACCCGTCGCAGCTGATCGCAGCTCACCAGCCTAAGCCAGCTGCCGCCACCGCCTCCGCCGCCGTGGGGTCGCAGTCGAAGAAGCTGGGTCAGTCCAAGCCGGCTGCGGTGGCGGCTCAGCCCGCCGCTAAGCTTCCTTCCAAGCCTCTCCCTCCTGCTGTAGCTG TGAGGGAGGCAAGGAGTGAGTCTCGCGGAGGTGGTCGTGGTGGTAGTGGACGTGGATATGGACGTGGCcgtggtggtggcggtggatACAATCGTGACTCTGCCAACAATGAGGGATCATTCCCCGATAGTGGGGCTCCTGCTGGTCAAGGTGCTGTTGAAGGAGGGGATTCTGGGAGGTCTGGTGAGAGGCGTGGCTATGGTGGACCTCGTGGACCTTACcgtggtggcggtggcggtggtggcGGTCGCCGTGGTGGTTTCAGTAATGGAGATGCAGGTGATGTGGAACGCCCTCGAAGGGTATTTGAACGCCGTAGCGGAACTGGGCGCGG TGAGGTCAAACGTGATGGAGCTGGCCGTGGGAACTGGGGAACTCAGACTGATGAAGTTGCTCC GGTAACTGAAGAAGCCAGTGAAACTGAGAAGAATGTGGGTGATGAAAAGCCAGTGGGAGAGGAAGAGGCAGCAGATGCCAACAAGGAGACTCCTGCTAATGaaactgaagaaaaagaagaggataaG GAGATGACTCTGGAGGAGTATGAAAAGGTGCGGGAAGAGAAGAGGAAGGCCCTGCTGACACTTAAGACTGAGGAAAGAAAGGTTGATGCTAAAGAGTTTGAATCCATGCAACAGCTTTCAAACAAGAAGGAAAATAATGATATCTTTATTAAATTG GGCTCTGAAAAGGATAAGCGGCGAGAGGCTCTTGAGAAGGAAGAGAAAGCCAAAAAG TCGGTCAGCATCAATGAGTTCTTGAAGCCTACTGAAGGAGAAAGGCACTTCACCCCCGGTGGTCGGGGTCGGGGTCGTGGTCGTGGTTCAAGAGGAGGGTATGGTGGAAACACAATAACAAGCAATGTGGCAGCCCCATCTATTGAAGATCCTAGTCAATTCCCAACCTTAGGTGGCAAGTGA
- the LOC142615773 gene encoding RGG repeats nuclear RNA binding protein B-like isoform X1, whose amino-acid sequence MATMNPFDLLGDDDAEDPSQLIAAHQPKPAAATASAAVGSQSKKLGQSKPAAVAAQPAAKLPSKPLPPAVAVREARSESRGGGRGGSGRGYGRGRGGGGGYNRDSANNEGSFPDSGAPAGQGAVEGGDSGRSGERRGYGGPRGPYRGGGGGGGGRRGGFSNGDAGDVERPRRVFERRSGTGRGSEVKRDGAGRGNWGTQTDEVAPVTEEASETEKNVGDEKPVGEEEAADANKETPANETEEKEEDKEMTLEEYEKVREEKRKALLTLKTEERKVDAKEFESMQQLSNKKENNDIFIKLGSEKDKRREALEKEEKAKKSVSINEFLKPTEGERHFTPGGRGRGRGRGSRGGYGGNTITSNVAAPSIEDPSQFPTLGGK is encoded by the exons atggCGACCATGAACCCCTTTGATTTGTTGGGTGACGACGACGCCGAGGACCCGTCGCAGCTGATCGCAGCTCACCAGCCTAAGCCAGCTGCCGCCACCGCCTCCGCCGCCGTGGGGTCGCAGTCGAAGAAGCTGGGTCAGTCCAAGCCGGCTGCGGTGGCGGCTCAGCCCGCCGCTAAGCTTCCTTCCAAGCCTCTCCCTCCTGCTGTAGCTG TGAGGGAGGCAAGGAGTGAGTCTCGCGGAGGTGGTCGTGGTGGTAGTGGACGTGGATATGGACGTGGCcgtggtggtggcggtggatACAATCGTGACTCTGCCAACAATGAGGGATCATTCCCCGATAGTGGGGCTCCTGCTGGTCAAGGTGCTGTTGAAGGAGGGGATTCTGGGAGGTCTGGTGAGAGGCGTGGCTATGGTGGACCTCGTGGACCTTACcgtggtggcggtggcggtggtggcGGTCGCCGTGGTGGTTTCAGTAATGGAGATGCAGGTGATGTGGAACGCCCTCGAAGGGTATTTGAACGCCGTAGCGGAACTGGGCGCGG AAGTGAGGTCAAACGTGATGGAGCTGGCCGTGGGAACTGGGGAACTCAGACTGATGAAGTTGCTCC GGTAACTGAAGAAGCCAGTGAAACTGAGAAGAATGTGGGTGATGAAAAGCCAGTGGGAGAGGAAGAGGCAGCAGATGCCAACAAGGAGACTCCTGCTAATGaaactgaagaaaaagaagaggataaG GAGATGACTCTGGAGGAGTATGAAAAGGTGCGGGAAGAGAAGAGGAAGGCCCTGCTGACACTTAAGACTGAGGAAAGAAAGGTTGATGCTAAAGAGTTTGAATCCATGCAACAGCTTTCAAACAAGAAGGAAAATAATGATATCTTTATTAAATTG GGCTCTGAAAAGGATAAGCGGCGAGAGGCTCTTGAGAAGGAAGAGAAAGCCAAAAAG TCGGTCAGCATCAATGAGTTCTTGAAGCCTACTGAAGGAGAAAGGCACTTCACCCCCGGTGGTCGGGGTCGGGGTCGTGGTCGTGGTTCAAGAGGAGGGTATGGTGGAAACACAATAACAAGCAATGTGGCAGCCCCATCTATTGAAGATCCTAGTCAATTCCCAACCTTAGGTGGCAAGTGA